A single window of Heptranchias perlo isolate sHepPer1 unplaced genomic scaffold, sHepPer1.hap1 HAP1_SCAFFOLD_79, whole genome shotgun sequence DNA harbors:
- the LOC137319267 gene encoding probable G-protein coupled receptor 139 → MGYPVIIQIQAIYYPVLAAIGVPVNLVAIVILSRGKCGLSKCISVYLVAMAVADLLVVIADPMLRWIGEMYFPISFMRITPVCSLVYFLVFATTEVSVWLTVAFTFDRFVAICCEKLKTKYCTERTAAVVLGTVSVLACLESVPWYFAIEAVYIIDNFPWNCLVKPIFYTSPAWAAFDMLHRILTPCLPFLLILLFNSLTVRHILATSRVRRGLRGRSNGENHKDPEMENRKKSIILLFSISGSFILFWLTLVVFYIYRRITKVYHYSVNDPLFITEYTANMLQILSSCTNTCIYVLTQTKFREELKNAVKYPFNLIVKLVKS, encoded by the exons atgggatatccagtaattatTCAGATACAAgcaatttattatcctgttcttgcagccattggagttccag ttaacttggtggcgattgtgatcctgtcccgaggaaagtgcggtctctccaaatgtatcagtgtctacctggtggccatggcagtggcggatctcctggtcgttatcgctgatcccatgttAAGGTGGATTGGTGAGATGTATTTCCCAATTTCATTCATGagaattactcccgtgtgtagtctcGTTTACTTCCTGGTATTTGCAACCACAGAAGtgtctgtctggctcacagtcgctttcacctttgatcgatttgtggccatttgttgtgagaagctgaaaactaaatattgtaccgagagaacggcggctgtagttctgggaacagtgagtgtgctggcctGCTTAGAGAGtgttccctggtactttgcaATTGAAGCTGTCTATATAATTGATAATTTTCCCTGGAATTGTTTGGTTAAACCGATCTTCTATACTTCACCCGCGTGGGCTGCATTTGACATGCTTcaccgcattttaaccccttgtctccCGTTCTTgctgattttactgttcaatagtctgacggtcagacacattttggcgaccagtcgagtccgcagaggactccggggccgcagcaatggagagaatcacaaggacccagagatggagaaccgaaagaaatccataattttactcttcagtatatcgggcagttttattttgttttggttGACTCTGGTTGTATTTTACATCTATCGGAGGATTACAAAGGTTTATCATTACTCCGTCAATGATCCTCTTTTTATTACAGAATACACAGCAAATATGCTTCagattctcagttcctgcacaaacacgtgtatttatgttctgacccagactaaattcagagaggagctgaagaacgcggtgaaatacccattcaatctaattgttaaattagtgaaatcatag